A DNA window from Eikenella exigua contains the following coding sequences:
- a CDS encoding OmpA family protein — MMKRLTVLTLAATFALNGCVTDPVTGQQTISKTALFGLGGAAACGAIGALTHGGKGARNAALGCGVVGAGVGAYMDVQERRLRQELANTPVEVQRQGDQIKLTMPSGVTFATNSASLSPDAVNSLNTVANVLTQYPETTITVAGHTDNTGNDRINNPLSENRARSVAGYLTSRGVAASRISTVGYGSRSPVADNSTESGRAQNRRVEILINPTTQAGQ; from the coding sequence ATGATGAAACGTCTAACCGTTTTAACCCTGGCCGCCACCTTTGCCCTGAACGGCTGCGTTACCGACCCGGTTACCGGCCAGCAGACTATTTCCAAAACCGCTCTATTCGGCCTCGGCGGCGCGGCGGCCTGCGGTGCCATCGGAGCACTGACTCACGGTGGCAAAGGCGCGCGCAATGCGGCACTGGGCTGCGGCGTGGTAGGTGCGGGTGTTGGTGCCTATATGGACGTGCAAGAGCGCCGTTTGCGCCAAGAACTGGCTAATACGCCGGTGGAAGTGCAGCGCCAAGGCGACCAAATCAAACTGACTATGCCCAGCGGCGTAACCTTCGCCACCAACAGCGCCAGCCTGAGCCCCGATGCGGTAAATTCGCTCAACACCGTGGCCAATGTGTTGACGCAGTATCCGGAAACCACCATCACTGTGGCCGGCCACACCGACAACACCGGCAACGACCGCATCAACAACCCCTTGTCTGAAAACCGCGCCCGCTCGGTAGCCGGCTACCTCACCAGCCGCGGCGTGGCTGCCAGCCGCATCAGCACTGTAGGCTACGGCTCACGCTCGCCGGTGGCTGACAACTCCACCGAAAGCGGCCGCGCGCAAAACCGCCGTGTGGAAATCTTAATCAACCCGACCACGCAGGCAGGCCAATAG
- a CDS encoding Na+/H+ antiporter family protein produces the protein MNAVVLAVLVMLILSAARVHVVLSLVIGAFVGGLAAGLPLADITDPATHEVITKGVITHFQSGLAGGAKIALSYAMLGAFAMAIAHSGLPYQLAGMVVRKMGGNASRDQIPSGVNGLKWGLIGALLLMSVMSQNIIPIHIAFIPMVVPPLLLVFNRMQIDRRLLACVITFGLVTTYMFLPYGFGAIFLNQILLANIQKAGMSVQGINVMEAMAIPAAGMFTGLLLAFIHYRKPRHYTNNQVDWSSEQAAANAPKISTYRSVVAVVAIVASFVVQLVYSDALLLGAMVGFGVFMATGVVRRREVDVVFDSGLRMMAMIGFIMIAAQGFAEVMQATGQIKPLVDTSTSLFAGNKSMAALVMLAVGLLVTMGIGSSFSTLPIIAAIYVPLCASMGFSPMATVAIIGTAGALGDAGSPASDSTLGPTSGLNVDGQHDHIYDSVIPTFLHYNLPLMAAGWVAAMVL, from the coding sequence ATGAATGCCGTAGTGTTGGCTGTGCTGGTGATGCTGATTTTGTCGGCGGCACGGGTACACGTTGTGTTGAGCCTGGTTATCGGCGCATTTGTGGGCGGCCTGGCCGCCGGGTTGCCGCTAGCGGATATTACCGACCCAGCCACTCATGAAGTCATCACCAAAGGCGTGATTACCCATTTCCAAAGCGGCTTGGCCGGCGGTGCGAAGATTGCGCTCTCCTATGCCATGCTCGGTGCATTTGCCATGGCGATTGCCCACTCCGGCCTGCCCTATCAGCTGGCTGGTATGGTGGTGCGCAAAATGGGCGGCAATGCCAGCCGCGACCAAATCCCTTCCGGCGTAAACGGCCTGAAATGGGGGCTGATTGGTGCGCTCTTACTGATGAGCGTTATGAGCCAAAACATCATCCCGATCCACATCGCCTTCATCCCGATGGTGGTGCCGCCGCTTTTGCTCGTATTCAACCGCATGCAAATCGACCGCCGACTGCTGGCCTGCGTGATCACCTTTGGTTTGGTGACCACCTATATGTTCCTGCCCTATGGCTTTGGCGCGATTTTCTTAAACCAAATCTTGTTGGCCAACATCCAAAAAGCTGGCATGAGCGTGCAGGGCATCAACGTGATGGAAGCCATGGCGATTCCCGCCGCCGGTATGTTCACCGGCCTGCTACTCGCCTTCATTCACTACCGCAAACCGCGCCACTACACCAACAATCAGGTGGATTGGAGCTCCGAACAGGCTGCGGCCAACGCGCCGAAAATTTCTACCTACCGCAGTGTGGTGGCCGTGGTGGCGATTGTGGCTTCCTTTGTGGTGCAGCTGGTGTATAGCGATGCGCTGCTCTTAGGCGCAATGGTCGGCTTCGGCGTATTCATGGCCACCGGCGTGGTGCGCCGCCGCGAAGTGGATGTCGTATTCGATAGTGGCCTGCGCATGATGGCGATGATCGGCTTCATCATGATTGCCGCCCAGGGCTTCGCTGAAGTGATGCAGGCCACTGGCCAGATTAAACCCCTGGTCGACACCAGCACCAGCCTGTTTGCCGGCAACAAAAGCATGGCCGCGTTGGTTATGCTCGCCGTCGGCTTATTGGTAACCATGGGCATCGGCAGCTCCTTCTCCACCCTGCCCATCATTGCCGCCATTTACGTTCCCCTGTGCGCCAGCATGGGCTTCTCACCGATGGCCACCGTAGCCATCATCGGCACCGCCGGCGCGTTGGGTGATGCCGGATCGCCCGCTTCCGATTCCACCCTCGGCCCCACCTCCGGCCTGAACGTAGACGGCCAGCACGACCACATCTACGATTCGGTTATCCCCACCTTCCTCCACTACAACCTGCCACTGATGGCCGCAGGCTGGGTGGCCGCCATGGTGCTGTGA
- a CDS encoding primosomal protein N', with protein sequence MPYCQVALNVPLDTLFTYRADRIPAPGTRVAVPFRGKTVAGIVWGACEEPEISPAKIRPLEQVFEHEPPLPAAWRELIEFTARYYHHPIGQTAFTALPAGLREAKPCPPPQPETYFSLTDLGRQQPAPPPHHRRKAALWQSLLESPVSQSAARTIAPQATIQLASWQAQGWLTAETSTLPTHIPIPPSSVPLNPEQQAAADAVAQAQGFAPFLLHGITGSGKTETYFEAMAAALLAGKQVLFLLPEISLTPQLIARLQQRFADVPTAVLHSQTAAGERTQGYLKAMCGQVRLVVGTRLAVFTPLPDLGLIVVDEEHDSSFKQDSELRYHARDLAVWRARQASCPIVLGSATPALESWHKAQSGGYRLLSLPQRARAAARLPEIRLIDIRREPLDQGFSPAAFKLLQQNHAAGGMSMVYLNRRGFAPALFCGDCGHTFGCPHCSAKLVLHQRARQLRCHHCGLAVPIPKKCPDCGNQDLTAVGIGTQRVEEALRAQLPEAKIERVDRDSVARKGDWQRLYQRIAANGVDILVGTQMLVKGHDFARLNLVLVLNADGSLYSADFRAPERLFAELMQVAGRAGRAELPGRVFIQTRLPEHRVYQTLLRQNYADFAAGELAERESFDMPPFAHTAAIRADAANMGDALELLRLAAEWVAQQRQRLPESAETEAAEVLCLGPVPMLLAKLAGRERAQVFLESPSRKSLHRQVSLWQQALAVLARQFAAARWSVDIDPLEM encoded by the coding sequence GTGCCCTACTGCCAAGTTGCTCTCAATGTTCCGCTCGACACGCTCTTCACCTACCGTGCCGACCGTATTCCCGCGCCCGGCACCCGCGTGGCTGTGCCGTTTCGCGGTAAAACCGTGGCCGGCATCGTGTGGGGCGCGTGCGAAGAACCGGAAATCAGCCCGGCCAAAATCCGCCCGCTTGAGCAAGTGTTTGAACACGAGCCGCCGCTGCCCGCCGCTTGGCGTGAACTGATTGAATTTACTGCCCGTTATTATCACCACCCCATCGGCCAAACCGCCTTCACCGCCCTGCCCGCCGGCCTGCGCGAAGCCAAGCCCTGCCCACCGCCCCAGCCGGAAACCTATTTTTCGCTCACCGATTTGGGGCGGCAACAGCCCGCGCCACCGCCGCACCATCGCCGCAAGGCCGCGCTGTGGCAATCGCTGTTGGAGAGCCCGGTGAGCCAAAGCGCCGCCCGCACTATCGCGCCGCAGGCCACCATCCAGCTGGCAAGCTGGCAGGCGCAGGGCTGGCTGACAGCCGAAACCAGCACTCTGCCCACCCATATACCGATTCCGCCCTCGTCCGTGCCGCTCAACCCCGAGCAGCAGGCCGCGGCCGATGCGGTGGCGCAGGCGCAGGGTTTTGCCCCCTTCCTGCTGCACGGCATCACCGGCAGCGGCAAAACCGAAACCTATTTTGAGGCCATGGCCGCCGCGCTCTTGGCGGGCAAACAGGTGTTGTTCCTGCTGCCTGAAATCAGCCTCACGCCGCAACTCATCGCCCGTTTGCAACAGCGCTTTGCCGACGTGCCGACTGCTGTGCTGCACAGCCAAACCGCCGCCGGCGAGCGCACCCAAGGCTACCTGAAAGCCATGTGCGGCCAGGTGCGGCTGGTAGTGGGCACCAGGCTGGCGGTGTTTACGCCGCTGCCGGATTTGGGGCTGATTGTGGTGGACGAAGAACACGATTCCTCGTTCAAGCAAGACAGCGAACTGCGCTACCACGCCCGCGATTTGGCCGTGTGGCGCGCACGGCAGGCCAGCTGCCCGATTGTGCTCGGCAGCGCCACGCCCGCGCTGGAAAGCTGGCACAAGGCGCAAAGCGGCGGCTACCGCCTGCTCAGCCTGCCACAACGCGCCCGCGCTGCCGCCCGCCTGCCCGAAATCCGCCTGATCGACATCCGCCGCGAGCCATTGGACCAAGGCTTCAGCCCGGCCGCTTTCAAGCTGTTGCAGCAAAATCACGCTGCCGGCGGCATGAGCATGGTATACCTCAATCGGCGCGGCTTCGCCCCCGCCCTCTTCTGCGGCGACTGCGGCCACACCTTCGGCTGCCCGCACTGCTCCGCCAAGCTGGTGCTGCACCAGCGCGCGCGCCAGCTACGCTGCCACCACTGTGGCCTGGCGGTGCCGATTCCGAAAAAATGCCCCGACTGCGGCAACCAAGACCTCACCGCCGTGGGCATCGGCACGCAGCGGGTGGAAGAAGCCCTGCGCGCGCAACTGCCCGAGGCTAAAATCGAACGGGTAGACCGCGACAGCGTCGCCCGCAAAGGCGACTGGCAGCGGCTCTACCAGCGCATCGCCGCCAACGGCGTGGATATTTTGGTGGGCACGCAGATGCTGGTCAAAGGCCACGATTTCGCCCGCCTGAATTTGGTGCTGGTGCTCAATGCCGACGGCAGCCTCTACAGCGCCGACTTCCGCGCCCCCGAGCGGCTGTTTGCCGAGCTGATGCAGGTGGCCGGCCGCGCCGGGCGTGCTGAGCTGCCCGGCCGCGTGTTCATCCAAACCCGCCTGCCGGAGCATCGCGTGTATCAAACGCTGCTGCGGCAAAACTATGCCGACTTCGCCGCCGGCGAGTTGGCCGAGCGCGAAAGTTTCGATATGCCGCCCTTCGCCCATACCGCCGCCATCCGTGCCGATGCCGCCAATATGGGCGATGCGCTGGAATTATTGCGCCTGGCTGCCGAATGGGTGGCACAACAAAGGCAAAGGCTACCTGAAAGCGCAGAAACCGAAGCCGCGGAAGTGCTCTGCCTCGGCCCCGTGCCCATGCTGCTGGCCAAACTCGCCGGCCGCGAACGCGCCCAAGTGTTTCTGGAAAGCCCCAGCCGCAAATCGCTGCACCGGCAGGTTTCCCTCTGGCAGCAAGCCCTCGCCGTGCTGGCACGGCAGTTTGCCGCGGCCAGATGGTCGGTGGATATCGATCCATTGGAAATGTGA
- the infC gene encoding translation initiation factor IF-3, whose translation MIAQEREARINGEIHAKEVRLISGTGEQLGIVTVKEALAMAEEQDVDLVEISPTAKPPVCKLMDYGKYKYEQSKKRDEAKKKQKQVQIKEIKFRPGTDEGDYQIKMRNVTRFLADGDKVKITLRFRGREMAHQHLGAQLLERVKADLAEVAAVEQFPKMEGRQMVMMVAPKKK comes from the coding sequence ATCATCGCACAAGAACGCGAAGCACGGATTAACGGCGAAATCCACGCCAAAGAAGTGCGTTTAATCAGCGGCACGGGCGAGCAGCTCGGCATCGTAACCGTGAAAGAAGCCCTGGCCATGGCCGAAGAACAAGATGTGGATTTGGTGGAGATTTCCCCCACTGCCAAACCGCCTGTCTGCAAGCTGATGGACTACGGCAAATATAAATACGAGCAGTCGAAAAAACGCGACGAAGCCAAGAAAAAGCAGAAGCAGGTGCAGATTAAGGAAATCAAATTCCGCCCCGGCACCGACGAAGGCGATTATCAAATCAAAATGCGCAACGTTACCCGCTTCTTGGCCGATGGCGACAAAGTAAAAATCACCCTGCGTTTCCGCGGCCGCGAAATGGCGCACCAGCACTTGGGCGCGCAGCTTCTGGAGCGTGTGAAGGCCGATTTGGCCGAGGTGGCCGCTGTGGAGCAGTTTCCGAAAATGGAAGGCCGCCAGATGGTGATGATGGTTGCACCCAAGAAGAAGTAA
- a CDS encoding SlyX family protein has translation MTHNDTEARLAELEIQVALQNDLLDSLNDTVARLQQSLDLQQAQLRLLYGRLQEKDGSGANQAFNPAAEIPPHY, from the coding sequence ATGACGCATAACGACACCGAAGCGCGGCTGGCCGAGCTGGAAATTCAGGTAGCCCTGCAAAACGACCTGCTCGACAGCCTGAACGACACCGTCGCCCGCTTGCAGCAATCCTTAGATTTGCAACAAGCCCAGCTGCGCCTGCTCTACGGCCGTTTGCAAGAAAAAGATGGAAGCGGCGCCAACCAAGCCTTTAATCCCGCCGCCGAAATCCCGCCGCATTATTAA
- the cysS gene encoding cysteine--tRNA ligase — protein MPTIYNTLTRQKESFSPIDPKNVRMYVCGMTVYDYCHLGHARVMVVFDMIARWLRECGYPLTYVRNITDIDDKIIARAAENGETIGELTTRFIQAMHEDADALGVLRPDVEPKATENIPQMIAMIEALIRNGKAYPAANGDVYYAVREFAPYGQLSGKSLDDLRAGERVEVDGFKRDPLDFVLWKAAKAGEPAWESPWGNGRPGWHIECSAMSDNLFGDTFDIHGGGADLQFPHHENEIAQSVGASGHVCGHEHAHTHHGQSIASHVKYWMHNGFIRVDGEKMSKSLGNFFTIRDVLKQYDPEVVRFFILRAHYRSPLNYSDAHLDDAKNALTRLYNTLANVPPAAEFGSAETRGNHLQVASEANDYTRRFFAAMHDDFDTVQAVAVLFELAGEANKTRSAELAGCLKALAGTIGLLQRNPTEFLQGGAPANGLSNEEIEALIARRKQARADKNWAESDRIRDLLAEQGITLRDGADGTSWTRG, from the coding sequence ATGCCAACTATCTACAACACCCTCACCCGCCAAAAAGAGTCCTTCTCCCCCATCGATCCCAAAAACGTGCGCATGTACGTTTGCGGCATGACCGTATACGACTACTGCCACTTAGGCCACGCCCGCGTGATGGTGGTATTCGACATGATTGCCCGCTGGTTGCGCGAGTGCGGCTATCCGCTCACTTATGTGCGCAACATCACCGATATCGACGACAAAATCATCGCCCGCGCGGCCGAAAACGGCGAAACCATCGGCGAGCTCACCACCCGCTTTATCCAAGCCATGCATGAAGATGCCGACGCCTTGGGCGTGTTGCGCCCCGACGTTGAGCCGAAGGCCACGGAAAACATTCCGCAGATGATTGCCATGATTGAAGCCCTGATTCGCAACGGCAAAGCCTATCCCGCCGCCAACGGCGACGTTTATTACGCCGTGCGCGAGTTTGCCCCTTACGGCCAATTATCCGGCAAATCGCTGGACGACCTGCGCGCCGGCGAGCGCGTGGAAGTGGACGGTTTCAAACGCGACCCGCTCGATTTCGTGCTGTGGAAAGCCGCCAAAGCAGGCGAGCCGGCCTGGGAAAGCCCGTGGGGCAACGGCCGCCCGGGCTGGCACATCGAATGCTCCGCCATGAGCGACAACCTGTTCGGCGACACCTTCGACATCCATGGCGGCGGCGCAGATTTGCAGTTCCCGCACCATGAAAACGAAATCGCCCAAAGCGTCGGCGCCAGCGGCCATGTTTGCGGACACGAACACGCACACACCCACCACGGCCAAAGCATCGCCAGCCACGTCAAATACTGGATGCACAACGGCTTCATCCGTGTGGACGGCGAAAAAATGTCCAAATCCCTGGGCAACTTCTTCACCATCCGCGACGTGCTGAAGCAATACGATCCCGAAGTTGTGCGCTTCTTCATCCTGCGCGCCCACTACCGCAGCCCTCTGAATTATTCGGATGCGCACCTCGACGACGCCAAAAACGCCCTCACCCGCCTCTACAACACCCTGGCCAATGTGCCGCCCGCAGCCGAGTTTGGCTCTGCCGAAACTCGTGGAAACCATCTACAGGTAGCCTCCGAAGCCAACGACTACACCCGCCGCTTCTTCGCCGCCATGCACGACGATTTCGACACCGTGCAGGCCGTGGCCGTATTGTTCGAGCTGGCAGGCGAAGCCAACAAAACCCGGTCTGCCGAGCTTGCCGGCTGCCTCAAAGCCCTTGCCGGCACCATCGGGTTGCTGCAACGCAACCCGACCGAATTCCTGCAAGGCGGCGCGCCCGCAAACGGTTTGAGCAACGAAGAAATCGAAGCCCTCATCGCCCGGCGCAAGCAAGCCCGCGCCGACAAAAACTGGGCCGAATCCGACCGCATCCGCGACCTGCTCGCCGAGCAAGGCATCACCCTGCGCGACGGCGCGGACGGCACCAGCTGGACGCGCGGCTGA
- the rpmI gene encoding 50S ribosomal protein L35, translating into MPKMKTKSSAKKRFKVLGNGGIKRAHAFKRHILTKKTTKNKRQLRSTAMVNERDVASVHKMLPYA; encoded by the coding sequence ATGCCTAAAATGAAAACCAAATCCAGTGCGAAGAAACGCTTCAAAGTGCTGGGCAACGGTGGCATCAAACGCGCTCATGCGTTCAAACGCCACATCCTCACCAAGAAAACCACTAAGAACAAACGCCAGCTGCGCAGCACCGCTATGGTGAACGAGCGCGACGTGGCTTCTGTTCACAAAATGTTGCCCTACGCTTAA
- a CDS encoding DUF4189 domain-containing protein, translating into MKQSMMNTAAGVLAAVLLGSAGLAYANPYPVGSQQWHNFNGIMQSEADRIQRERNAVRQQPTYSGPTAAEIRAWEQREAEVQARIAHFRATPFWMALAWNFEKDAIIWPGGFKSEQRAIERAKQICSSPNCHVFATFNNTCAHFVSAVAEPRSVQDFFVAYDRDGNRAVRKAVQACEAVHGKREDRCFSSLLRTPHGEGIFCVGYDYSLYNQD; encoded by the coding sequence ATGAAGCAATCAATGATGAACACGGCAGCGGGCGTATTGGCGGCAGTGCTATTGGGCAGTGCGGGCTTGGCATATGCCAACCCCTATCCGGTTGGCTCGCAGCAATGGCACAACTTTAATGGCATCATGCAGTCGGAAGCAGATCGGATACAACGCGAGCGCAATGCCGTACGGCAACAGCCAACCTACTCCGGCCCCACCGCCGCCGAAATACGCGCCTGGGAGCAGCGCGAGGCGGAGGTGCAAGCACGTATCGCCCATTTCCGCGCCACGCCGTTTTGGATGGCTTTGGCTTGGAATTTCGAGAAAGATGCAATCATTTGGCCTGGCGGTTTTAAATCTGAGCAGCGAGCCATTGAGCGAGCCAAACAGATCTGCTCTTCCCCCAATTGTCATGTATTTGCCACTTTCAATAACACCTGCGCCCATTTCGTTAGTGCGGTAGCCGAGCCGCGCTCGGTGCAGGATTTTTTTGTAGCCTACGACCGAGACGGCAACAGGGCGGTACGGAAAGCTGTTCAGGCCTGCGAGGCGGTGCATGGCAAGCGGGAAGACAGATGCTTCTCCTCCCTGCTGCGAACGCCGCATGGGGAAGGCATTTTCTGCGTGGGCTACGATTATAGTTTGTATAATCAAGATTAA
- a CDS encoding MATE family efflux transporter, translated as MLLDLNRYSTAVFRKESSKLGALAVPMLLAQIAQVGLGLVDTVMAGGAGKTDLAAVALGSSAFVTVYITFLGIMTALNPMISQEHGAGEIEKVGELGRQGILYGLILGIVGMILLWLMIQPINGFLDLDAEVKRQFAVYVGLIALSMPAAMIHRALHAFASSLGKPKPIMWMSWISLFLNIPLNHIFVYGDLGMPALGGAGCGLASTLVFWFNAAALWAYIAKQKYFQRFGLFARFTKPSAKIFRQITKLGVPIGLSFFLEVSLFTVMMMLIAQLPGNAEDHVAAQQVVNSITSLIYVIPQGIGAAVTVRVGYAIGADRYFQARYASGVALACGSALAIVTAVLTLLFRYPIMRVYTDDQAVIGLGATILLFAAAFQLADAIQCIASYALRGYKVTKLPMVIHGIAFWVVGLGLGCLLAFGTRMGIYGFWAALVLSLGCAAAALLWCLAVVSQEMLEHEDDE; from the coding sequence ATGCTGCTTGACCTAAACCGTTATTCCACCGCCGTTTTCCGCAAAGAGTCCTCCAAATTGGGTGCTTTGGCGGTGCCCATGCTGCTGGCGCAGATTGCGCAAGTGGGGCTGGGGCTGGTCGATACCGTGATGGCCGGCGGTGCGGGCAAAACCGATTTGGCCGCCGTGGCACTGGGTAGCAGCGCATTCGTTACTGTTTACATAACCTTCCTCGGCATCATGACCGCGCTCAATCCGATGATTTCCCAAGAACACGGCGCGGGCGAAATCGAGAAAGTGGGTGAGCTGGGCCGGCAGGGCATATTGTATGGCCTGATACTGGGCATTGTGGGCATGATTCTGCTGTGGCTGATGATTCAGCCCATCAATGGCTTTTTAGACTTGGATGCCGAAGTGAAACGGCAATTTGCCGTGTATGTGGGCCTTATTGCCCTTTCCATGCCGGCAGCCATGATTCACCGTGCGCTGCACGCTTTTGCCTCCAGCTTGGGTAAACCCAAACCAATTATGTGGATGAGCTGGATTAGCCTGTTTTTAAACATCCCGCTCAACCATATCTTCGTTTACGGCGATTTAGGCATGCCTGCCTTGGGCGGCGCGGGCTGCGGCCTGGCCAGTACTTTGGTGTTCTGGTTTAACGCCGCCGCGCTGTGGGCTTATATTGCCAAACAGAAATATTTCCAACGCTTCGGCCTGTTCGCGCGTTTCACCAAGCCCAGCGCCAAGATTTTCCGTCAAATTACCAAGCTAGGTGTGCCGATCGGCTTGTCTTTCTTCCTCGAAGTGAGTCTGTTTACTGTGATGATGATGCTGATTGCCCAACTGCCGGGCAATGCCGAAGACCACGTGGCCGCACAGCAAGTGGTAAACAGCATCACCAGCCTGATTTATGTGATTCCGCAAGGCATCGGCGCGGCAGTAACCGTGCGCGTGGGCTATGCCATCGGTGCCGACCGCTATTTCCAGGCGCGTTATGCCTCCGGCGTGGCCTTGGCCTGCGGCTCGGCTCTGGCCATTGTCACCGCGGTACTCACTCTACTGTTCCGCTATCCGATTATGCGCGTTTACACGGATGACCAGGCCGTGATCGGGCTCGGCGCCACTATCCTGCTGTTCGCCGCTGCCTTCCAATTAGCCGACGCCATCCAATGTATTGCCTCCTACGCCTTGCGCGGCTATAAAGTAACCAAACTGCCGATGGTGATTCACGGCATCGCTTTCTGGGTGGTCGGCCTCGGGCTGGGCTGCCTGTTGGCCTTCGGTACGCGTATGGGGATTTACGGCTTCTGGGCGGCGCTGGTGCTGTCGCTAGGCTGTGCCGCTGCCGCCCTCTTATGGTGTTTGGCGGTAGTAAGCCAAGAAATGCTGGAACATGAAGACGATGAATAG
- a CDS encoding O-acetyl-ADP-ribose deacetylase, giving the protein MTATLEVCQADITTLAVDAIVNAANSSLLGGGGVDGAIHCAAGSELLAECRQLGGCRTGEAKITRGYRLPARWVVHTVGPVWRGGQHGEAELLAAAYANSLRLAAEQGAQSIAFPCISTGVYGYPAYDAAEIAVRTVRETLPQCPQIERVVFCCFSQQDAALYRRLLEAT; this is encoded by the coding sequence ATGACTGCCACTTTGGAAGTATGCCAAGCCGATATCACCACGCTGGCGGTGGACGCAATAGTCAATGCCGCCAATTCTTCGCTATTGGGCGGCGGCGGAGTGGATGGTGCGATACACTGCGCCGCTGGTTCGGAGCTGTTGGCCGAGTGTCGCCAGCTGGGCGGCTGCCGCACCGGGGAGGCCAAAATCACACGGGGCTACCGGCTGCCGGCGCGTTGGGTGGTGCACACCGTCGGCCCGGTATGGCGCGGCGGGCAACATGGCGAAGCGGAGCTGCTGGCCGCAGCCTATGCCAATTCGTTGCGCCTGGCTGCCGAACAGGGTGCGCAAAGCATTGCTTTTCCCTGTATCAGTACCGGCGTGTATGGCTACCCTGCGTACGACGCAGCGGAAATTGCGGTGAGGACGGTGCGCGAAACGCTGCCGCAATGCCCGCAGATAGAGCGCGTAGTGTTTTGCTGTTTTTCGCAGCAAGATGCGGCACTATACCGGCGATTGCTGGAGGCTACCTGA
- the ribF gene encoding bifunctional riboflavin kinase/FAD synthetase yields the protein MNIRFGNTVFRPHPHGSAVTIGNFDGVHLGHRHILERLRHEADERSLAAVAIVFEPQPQEFFSRQRGAEKPFRLSPLREKLRLLRDTGCLDAVWVLRFNAGLAAVSAADFIQHLLIEQLHTRHLLIGDDFRFGAGRQGDFSLLNRCPHFTTERTPSVMVQDVRASSTLVRQALSEGRLGYAASLLGHPYSLSGRVKHGAKLGRTIGCPTANLHLPAPLPLCGVFVISAHGAFGTRYGVASFGQNPTVSSLPTQKLEAHLFDFAGQLYGQRLRIDFLHKLRDEAKFPDLPELQAQIAADITRARDWLAQHQR from the coding sequence ATGAACATCCGCTTCGGCAACACCGTATTCCGCCCGCACCCGCACGGCAGCGCCGTGACCATCGGCAATTTCGACGGCGTCCACCTCGGCCACCGCCACATCCTCGAGCGCCTGCGCCATGAAGCCGACGAGCGCAGCCTCGCCGCCGTAGCCATCGTATTCGAACCCCAGCCGCAAGAGTTTTTCAGCCGGCAGCGTGGCGCGGAAAAACCCTTCCGCCTCAGCCCCCTGCGCGAAAAGCTGCGCCTTCTGCGCGACACCGGCTGCCTCGATGCCGTATGGGTGCTGCGTTTCAACGCCGGCCTCGCCGCCGTATCCGCCGCTGATTTCATCCAACACCTGCTCATCGAACAGCTGCATACCCGCCACCTGCTCATCGGCGATGACTTCCGCTTCGGCGCCGGCCGCCAAGGCGACTTCAGCCTCCTCAACCGCTGCCCCCATTTCACCACCGAGCGCACCCCCTCCGTGATGGTGCAAGACGTGCGCGCCAGCAGCACCCTCGTGCGCCAAGCCCTCAGCGAAGGCCGCCTCGGCTACGCCGCAAGCCTGCTCGGCCACCCCTATTCCCTCAGCGGCCGCGTGAAACACGGCGCCAAGCTCGGCCGCACCATCGGCTGCCCCACCGCCAACCTCCACCTCCCCGCACCGCTACCCCTCTGCGGCGTATTCGTCATCTCCGCCCACGGCGCATTCGGCACACGCTACGGCGTGGCCAGCTTCGGCCAAAACCCCACTGTATCCAGCCTGCCCACGCAAAAACTGGAAGCCCACCTTTTCGACTTTGCCGGCCAACTCTACGGCCAACGCCTGCGCATCGACTTCCTGCACAAACTGCGCGACGAAGCCAAATTCCCCGACCTGCCCGAGCTGCAAGCACAAATCGCCGCCGACATTACCCGCGCCCGCGATTGGCTGGCGCAACACCAGCGATAG
- the rplT gene encoding 50S ribosomal protein L20: MPRVKRGVTARARHKKVLVLAKGYRGRRKNVYRVAKQAVMKAGQYAYRDRRQRKRQFRQLWIARINAGARQHGLSYSKFMNGLKRAAIELDRKVLADLAVFDKAAFAQLVEKAKAALA, translated from the coding sequence ATGCCACGCGTAAAACGCGGTGTAACCGCACGTGCCCGTCATAAAAAAGTATTAGTTTTGGCCAAAGGCTATCGCGGCCGTCGTAAAAACGTCTACCGCGTTGCCAAACAGGCGGTGATGAAGGCAGGCCAATATGCCTACCGCGACCGCCGTCAGCGCAAACGCCAGTTCCGTCAACTGTGGATTGCCCGTATCAACGCCGGTGCCCGCCAGCACGGCCTGTCTTACAGCAAATTCATGAACGGCCTGAAACGCGCTGCTATCGAGCTGGATCGCAAAGTATTGGCCGACTTGGCTGTATTCGACAAAGCTGCTTTCGCTCAGCTGGTTGAAAAAGCCAAAGCCGCTTTGGCTTAA